A genomic stretch from Pseudomonas mendocina includes:
- a CDS encoding aminotransferase class I/II-fold pyridoxal phosphate-dependent enzyme gives MQYSSLVERIAGESVSAWDIHYAACEAQARGEDVIVLSIGDPDFATDAAICDAAIQGLRDGDTHYTPVTGRLPLREAIAAKQQRLAGIPLTADQVTLVAGAQNGLYATAMCLFETGDEVLVPEPMYLTYAASIQASGATLIPIPQPSAGDFRLTAEALAALITPLTRGIALATPNNPTGNVYTAAELEAVAQLAREHDLWVLSDEVYGQLTYEQSHQSIAALPGMAERTVLINSLSKSHAMTGWRVGWVAGPKDLISHLDNLLLCMLYGLPGFIQSAALKALELDEAIVGHARELFRRRRDLVVRALSGVPLLRYKVPEAGMFMLLDVRGTGLTSQQFAWGLFEHGGVSVLDAEAFGASCRGFVRLSFTVDDGALSEACKRIAAYVACLSAAAEVCR, from the coding sequence ATGCAGTATTCCTCTCTGGTAGAGCGCATTGCCGGTGAAAGCGTCAGCGCCTGGGACATTCACTACGCAGCCTGCGAAGCCCAGGCCCGTGGCGAAGATGTCATTGTCCTGAGTATCGGCGACCCAGACTTTGCTACCGATGCCGCAATCTGTGATGCCGCTATCCAAGGGCTGCGTGATGGCGATACCCATTACACACCGGTCACCGGGCGTTTGCCTCTGCGCGAGGCGATTGCGGCTAAGCAGCAGCGTTTGGCTGGCATCCCACTGACGGCTGATCAGGTCACGTTGGTGGCGGGCGCACAGAACGGCTTATACGCTACAGCCATGTGCCTGTTCGAAACGGGCGATGAGGTGCTGGTGCCTGAACCGATGTACCTCACCTATGCCGCCAGCATTCAGGCAAGTGGTGCCACGTTGATTCCGATCCCTCAGCCCAGTGCCGGTGATTTTCGCCTCACCGCAGAAGCGCTGGCAGCACTTATAACGCCACTGACACGTGGTATCGCTTTGGCTACGCCAAACAACCCGACGGGCAACGTTTATACCGCTGCTGAGTTGGAAGCGGTTGCTCAGTTGGCTCGCGAGCATGATCTGTGGGTACTGTCTGATGAAGTTTACGGACAGCTCACCTATGAGCAGTCGCACCAAAGCATTGCAGCGCTGCCCGGCATGGCCGAACGCACAGTGCTGATCAACAGCCTGTCGAAATCCCATGCCATGACCGGTTGGCGCGTTGGCTGGGTGGCGGGGCCAAAGGACCTGATCAGTCATCTGGATAACTTGCTGCTGTGTATGCTTTACGGCCTTCCTGGATTTATACAGAGTGCCGCACTCAAGGCTCTGGAGCTGGACGAAGCGATCGTCGGGCATGCCCGTGAGTTGTTCCGCCGCCGCCGCGACCTTGTTGTGCGAGCGCTGAGTGGTGTACCGCTGCTGCGCTACAAAGTGCCAGAGGCCGGTATGTTTATGCTGTTGGATGTGCGTGGCACGGGCCTGACTAGTCAGCAGTTCGCTTGGGGGTTGTTCGAACATGGCGGTGTTTCGGTGCTGGATGCTGAAGCCTTTGGTGCCAGTTGCCGAGGGTTTGTGCGCTTGTCATTTACAGTCGATGACGGCGCACTGAGTGAGGCCTGTAAGCGAATTGCTGCGTATGTGGCGTGTTTGAGCGCTGCCGCCGAGGTTTGTCGCTAG
- a CDS encoding transporter substrate-binding domain-containing protein — translation MNRKLLSLLGSCLLISSLNVAHADEQLVFAIAQEAYPPFSYKNGHGQWSGFDPDLITALCRQLHTECSLREMAWDGLIPALNSKQVDVVLNSLSITSERKQVVDFTRPYLQTPALWIGERDVALQLTPDGLRGKSIGVQASTSHAAYIKANYRQGSRIRYYNNQDDILADLRNGRIDVMLADQISVQPMLAQTDNAGLEAKGLAPPDPLFGEGIGVAVRKGNDDLRQRLNQALNALDRNGSLAGLRAKYLGVLME, via the coding sequence ATGAACAGAAAACTTCTCAGCCTGCTCGGCAGCTGTTTGCTGATTAGCAGCCTGAATGTGGCGCATGCGGACGAGCAGTTGGTGTTCGCCATCGCACAGGAAGCGTACCCGCCGTTTTCATACAAAAACGGGCATGGTCAGTGGAGTGGATTCGACCCGGATCTGATCACCGCCTTGTGCCGCCAATTGCACACTGAATGCAGCCTGCGGGAAATGGCCTGGGATGGACTGATCCCGGCCCTCAACTCTAAACAGGTGGATGTGGTGCTGAACTCCTTGTCGATCACCTCCGAGCGCAAGCAGGTGGTCGATTTCACCCGCCCCTATCTGCAAACCCCAGCCCTGTGGATAGGTGAGCGCGACGTGGCATTGCAGCTGACGCCCGACGGATTACGCGGCAAATCCATCGGCGTACAGGCATCTACCAGTCACGCGGCCTATATCAAAGCCAATTACCGCCAGGGCTCGCGCATTCGTTATTACAACAATCAGGACGACATCCTTGCTGACCTGCGCAATGGCCGTATTGACGTGATGTTGGCCGACCAGATCTCCGTGCAGCCCATGCTGGCCCAGACCGATAACGCCGGACTGGAGGCCAAAGGCCTGGCTCCGCCTGACCCCTTGTTTGGCGAGGGCATCGGGGTCGCAGTGCGTAAAGGCAATGATGATCTGCGCCAACGCCTGAATCAGGCCCTCAATGCACTGGATCGCAACGGCAGTCTTGCCGGGTTACGCGCCAAGTACCTCGGCGTACTCATGGAATAA
- a CDS encoding amidohydrolase, producing MSVSHASALPADLLLINGRIYTVEDQHPWAEAVAVRDGRFVAVGSNSDVLIWQGPKTQVVDLRGRFVMPGLYDMHTHPDLKLAPGYAGYLDVGSEDPTVERVEQAILDYCAEHPGDGWVYGQYFVRYRFKQAGLVPGREWLDSVVADRPVAILDRSWGCMMVNSKALELAGIDADTVDPRHGYIERDSFSGEPTGILVDGAYALIHAAMPPTPLAALIRAYREGVWLQSSMGVVGSKYVHVCEHRLNALRSIDQAGELSVRIEAAISWQDDIFPVKRRWELLSGERHFYRSARLNANAVKFHFDGTHESRSSFLSSPWPGEQSWRGHLNLTPEHLLDMLVDMDRRGIRVIAHCTGDGASDVFLNAVALTRQINGESGVRHQCAHSTTLLDANLGRFAELNVVAEFSPVGWYPSAFANARSVFGEQRMQRAYNFKGVLAHGGVAVMGTDWPVSSINPWIGFEAMLTRANPFGDVPGHFYGEPISLEQAMRVMTINGAWSMGIEQSAGSIRVGKSADLIVLDRDLFSQPAQGFVQATQVELTLLEGQFTWDRHGELDATQQRALWRKEVPDVL from the coding sequence ATGTCCGTATCCCACGCTTCGGCTTTGCCTGCCGATCTGCTGCTGATTAATGGCCGTATTTATACGGTTGAGGATCAGCACCCCTGGGCCGAAGCGGTGGCCGTACGCGATGGCCGCTTTGTGGCGGTGGGCAGTAACAGTGACGTGTTGATTTGGCAGGGGCCGAAGACCCAAGTGGTCGATCTGCGTGGACGTTTTGTGATGCCCGGCCTGTATGACATGCACACCCATCCGGACTTGAAGCTAGCGCCGGGCTATGCCGGGTACTTGGACGTAGGCAGTGAAGACCCCACGGTCGAGCGGGTGGAGCAGGCCATTCTCGACTACTGCGCAGAGCATCCCGGAGATGGCTGGGTGTACGGACAATACTTCGTGCGTTATCGCTTCAAGCAGGCGGGGTTGGTGCCGGGGCGCGAGTGGTTGGACTCCGTCGTAGCAGACCGCCCGGTGGCGATCCTCGATCGCTCCTGGGGCTGCATGATGGTCAACTCCAAAGCGCTGGAGCTGGCGGGGATTGATGCCGATACGGTCGATCCGCGCCACGGCTATATCGAACGCGACAGTTTTAGCGGCGAGCCCACCGGCATTCTGGTGGATGGCGCCTATGCGCTGATTCACGCGGCAATGCCGCCGACGCCCCTGGCCGCATTGATTCGGGCCTACCGCGAAGGCGTCTGGCTACAGAGTTCGATGGGCGTGGTGGGCAGTAAATATGTGCATGTCTGCGAGCACCGCCTGAATGCTCTGCGGAGTATTGATCAGGCCGGTGAGTTGTCGGTGCGCATCGAAGCGGCGATCAGTTGGCAGGACGATATCTTCCCGGTGAAGCGCCGCTGGGAGTTGCTCAGCGGCGAGCGCCACTTCTATCGCAGTGCCCGCTTGAACGCCAACGCGGTGAAGTTCCACTTTGACGGCACCCATGAGTCGCGCTCCTCATTCCTGTCCAGCCCCTGGCCGGGCGAGCAGAGCTGGCGCGGCCACCTCAACCTGACCCCGGAGCATCTGCTGGACATGCTGGTGGATATGGATCGCCGGGGTATCCGGGTGATCGCCCACTGCACCGGTGATGGTGCATCGGATGTGTTCCTCAATGCAGTGGCCCTGACCCGGCAGATCAACGGCGAAAGCGGTGTGCGCCACCAGTGTGCTCACAGCACGACATTGCTCGATGCCAACCTCGGTCGTTTTGCTGAACTGAATGTGGTGGCGGAATTCTCACCGGTAGGTTGGTATCCCTCGGCATTTGCCAATGCCCGCAGCGTGTTCGGCGAACAGCGCATGCAGCGCGCTTATAACTTTAAGGGCGTGTTGGCGCACGGCGGGGTGGCGGTGATGGGTACCGACTGGCCTGTCTCCAGTATCAATCCGTGGATCGGTTTTGAGGCCATGCTGACCCGCGCCAACCCGTTCGGCGATGTGCCTGGGCATTTTTACGGCGAGCCCATCAGCCTTGAGCAGGCAATGCGAGTGATGACCATCAACGGTGCTTGGAGCATGGGCATAGAGCAGAGTGCGGGCTCAATCAGAGTGGGTAAGTCAGCTGACCTGATTGTGCTGGACCGTGATCTGTTCAGTCAGCCGGCCCAGGGTTTTGTGCAGGCCACGCAGGTGGAGCTGACGCTGTTGGAAGGGCAGTTCACCTGGGATCGCCATGGCGAATTGGATGCCACACAACAGAGGGCGCTATGGCGCAAGGAGGTACCCGATGTTTTGTGA
- a CDS encoding CobW family GTP-binding protein: protein MFCEARIPESVSVTLISGFLGAGKTTLLNHLLTHVQGQRLAVLVNDFGAINIDSELIVQQSQSMLTLANGCMCCTIESDLIAQLEELLGPDGPQPERLLIEASGLSSPQKIASTLRYPQFRQRLHIDAIITLVDAEHYAQLPESMAALAQEQLDVADIIVLNKVDRVTSSQLSQLKQHWLYPGARIIESRYAAVAPELLLGYGGSTFGRSLRPVASSVHAEQFVSHSFETPRLFRLAPLRRLLRRLPEGIYRAKGVLRLEGYPDRRCLLHLVGMRSELTLDRPAHGVPEHSQLVLIGLRGAMDPERLRASLLGCLVPEVTHGEPVAIGEFD from the coding sequence ATGTTTTGTGAGGCGCGGATACCGGAGTCGGTCTCTGTCACCTTGATTAGCGGATTTCTCGGTGCCGGAAAAACCACTTTGCTCAATCACCTGCTGACTCATGTACAGGGGCAACGCTTAGCGGTATTGGTGAATGATTTTGGCGCCATCAATATCGACAGTGAGCTGATTGTGCAGCAGAGCCAGAGCATGTTGACCCTGGCCAATGGCTGCATGTGTTGCACCATTGAAAGTGACCTGATTGCGCAGCTGGAAGAGTTGCTTGGCCCGGATGGGCCGCAGCCGGAGCGCTTGCTCATTGAGGCCAGCGGGCTGTCCAGCCCACAGAAAATTGCCAGCACCCTGCGTTATCCACAGTTCCGTCAGCGCCTGCACATCGACGCCATCATCACCTTGGTGGATGCAGAGCACTACGCCCAGCTGCCGGAATCCATGGCGGCGCTGGCGCAGGAGCAGTTGGACGTGGCGGACATCATCGTGCTGAACAAGGTTGATCGGGTTACATCCAGTCAACTAAGCCAGCTCAAGCAGCATTGGCTGTACCCCGGAGCACGCATCATCGAAAGTCGTTACGCCGCTGTAGCTCCGGAATTATTGCTGGGCTATGGCGGCAGTACGTTCGGCCGCTCGCTCAGGCCGGTTGCTTCATCTGTTCATGCCGAGCAGTTCGTTTCCCACAGCTTCGAGACGCCGCGTTTGTTTCGTCTGGCGCCCTTGCGTCGCCTATTACGGCGCCTGCCTGAAGGTATCTATAGAGCGAAAGGTGTCCTTCGGTTGGAGGGATATCCGGACCGGCGCTGCTTGTTGCATCTCGTAGGGATGCGCAGCGAGTTGACTTTGGATCGGCCAGCGCATGGCGTGCCTGAACACAGCCAACTGGTACTGATTGGATTGCGTGGGGCGATGGATCCCGAGCGCCTGAGAGCCAGTCTGTTGGGCTGTCTGGTGCCTGAAGTTACGCACGGTGAGCCGGTTGCAATTGGTGAATTTGACTAA
- the trpE gene encoding anthranilate synthase component I has protein sequence MTREEFQRLAAEGYNRIPVACESLVDFDTPLSIYLKLADEPNTYLLESVQGGEKWGRYSIIGLPARTVLRAHDHDVRITVDGIETERHQCEDPLAFVEQFKDRYKVPTLSGLPRFNGGLVGYFGYDSVRYVETKLAGGANTDTLGTPDILLMVSDAVVVFDNLAGKMHAIVLVDPAEDNALENGQARLQEILHKLRQPITPRLGVDLSAPLAAEPDFVSSFKRDDYENAVKAIKEYILAGDCMQVVISQRMSIPFKAAPIDLYRALRCINPTPYMYFFNFGDFHVVGSSPEVLVRLEDGLVTVRPIAGTRPRGANEEADLALEEDLLSDAKEIAEHLMLIDLGRNDVGRVASTGSVKVTEKMVIERYSNVMHIVSNVTGQLKPELTAMDALRAILPAGTLSGAPKIRAMEIIDELEPVKRGVYGGAVGYLAWNGNMDTAIAIRTAVIKDGELHVQAGAGIVADSVPALEWEETLNKRRAMFRAVALAEQSIKG, from the coding sequence CCGACGAGCCCAACACCTACCTGCTTGAGTCTGTGCAAGGCGGGGAGAAGTGGGGGCGTTACTCGATCATCGGCCTGCCAGCCCGTACCGTGCTGCGTGCTCATGATCATGATGTGCGCATCACCGTAGATGGCATCGAAACTGAACGCCACCAGTGCGAAGACCCATTGGCGTTCGTTGAGCAGTTCAAGGACCGCTACAAGGTCCCGACCCTGTCGGGCTTGCCGCGCTTCAACGGTGGTTTGGTGGGCTACTTTGGTTACGACAGTGTGCGCTATGTCGAAACCAAACTGGCTGGTGGTGCAAACACGGATACGCTGGGCACCCCAGACATCCTGCTGATGGTCTCGGACGCCGTCGTCGTATTCGATAACCTGGCCGGTAAGATGCACGCCATTGTGTTGGTAGACCCGGCTGAAGACAACGCGTTGGAAAACGGCCAGGCGCGCTTGCAGGAAATCCTGCACAAGTTGCGTCAGCCGATCACGCCGCGCTTGGGTGTAGACCTGTCTGCCCCGCTGGCAGCGGAGCCGGATTTCGTGTCCAGCTTCAAGCGTGATGACTACGAAAACGCCGTCAAAGCGATTAAGGAGTACATCCTCGCCGGTGACTGCATGCAGGTGGTGATTTCCCAGCGCATGTCGATCCCGTTCAAGGCAGCTCCAATCGACCTGTACCGTGCACTGCGTTGCATCAACCCGACGCCGTACATGTACTTCTTCAACTTCGGCGACTTCCATGTGGTTGGCAGCTCGCCGGAAGTGCTGGTTCGTCTGGAAGACGGCTTGGTCACCGTGCGTCCTATCGCAGGTACCCGTCCGCGCGGAGCCAACGAAGAGGCCGATCTGGCCTTGGAAGAAGATTTGCTGTCGGATGCCAAAGAGATCGCCGAGCACCTGATGCTGATCGACTTGGGCCGCAACGATGTGGGCCGTGTTGCCAGCACCGGCAGCGTGAAAGTCACCGAGAAAATGGTGATTGAGCGTTATTCCAACGTGATGCACATCGTCTCCAACGTCACCGGCCAGCTCAAGCCTGAGTTGACTGCTATGGATGCGCTGCGAGCGATTCTCCCGGCGGGTACGCTTTCTGGTGCGCCGAAAATTCGCGCCATGGAAATCATCGACGAGCTGGAGCCGGTTAAGCGTGGCGTTTACGGCGGCGCTGTGGGCTATCTGGCCTGGAACGGCAACATGGACACCGCCATTGCCATCCGTACCGCCGTGATCAAAGACGGCGAGCTGCATGTGCAAGCGGGGGCCGGCATTGTGGCTGACTCGGTTCCGGCCTTGGAATGGGAAGAAACCCTGAACAAACGCCGCGCCATGTTCCGTGCTGTCGCACTGGCAGAACAGAGCATCAAGGGCTGA
- a CDS encoding 5-guanidino-2-oxopentanoate decarboxylase, whose protein sequence is MISCAQALVKLLEAYEVDSVFGIPGVHTLELYRALHGSSLRHVSPRHEQGAGFMADGYARVSGKPGVCFIITGPGMTNILTAMGQAYADSIPMLVISTSLRREHQHLGHGHLHEMPNQQALVAGVCAFSHSVQCPSQLPEVLARAFALFSCDRPRPVHIEIPLDVLAMSAANIDLKPRALPRPPQPAALDLIKAVALLDESEKPLILAGGGARHVGALLDDLAMRLCAPVALTTNARGLLPIGHPLLLDGVMSGAHGRELLDEADVVLAVGTELGETDYDFFGHGPLSFKGKLIRVDIDPQQALGLHPADVSLVGDAMSALQVLLNSVANHSRSGEWAMSSVRRVNTAERESWTPRQQTLQAVLNCLRDGLPQPVLVGDSTQPVYQGALGYRASQVNSWFNAGTGFGTLGYALPAAVGAKLGAPEQQVVAIIGDGGLQFSSAELLSAREAGVGLLIVLWNNQCYGEIRDYMQARQVPPLGVDILTPDFSALAAAYGIHYHCLNNLPQLRQLLPQLAATADVHLLELSAQDWLAA, encoded by the coding sequence ATGATCAGTTGTGCCCAAGCCCTGGTGAAATTGCTGGAAGCCTATGAGGTGGACTCGGTATTCGGCATCCCAGGCGTCCACACCCTTGAGTTGTACCGGGCGCTGCATGGCAGCAGCTTGCGGCATGTCAGCCCCCGGCATGAGCAAGGTGCGGGTTTTATGGCTGACGGTTACGCACGGGTCAGTGGCAAGCCCGGGGTGTGCTTCATCATCACTGGGCCGGGTATGACCAATATTCTCACCGCGATGGGCCAAGCCTACGCGGACTCCATACCGATGCTGGTGATCTCAACCAGCTTGCGCCGCGAACATCAGCATCTGGGGCACGGCCACCTGCATGAAATGCCGAACCAACAGGCGCTGGTGGCGGGTGTTTGTGCGTTTAGCCATAGCGTTCAATGTCCGTCGCAGTTACCAGAGGTACTGGCCCGAGCCTTTGCCCTGTTCTCCTGTGATCGTCCGCGTCCAGTGCACATTGAAATTCCATTGGACGTGCTGGCCATGTCCGCCGCAAACATTGATCTCAAGCCGAGGGCATTGCCCAGACCTCCGCAACCGGCTGCGTTGGATTTGATCAAGGCCGTTGCACTGTTGGATGAAAGTGAAAAACCGCTGATCCTCGCCGGAGGTGGTGCGCGCCATGTGGGGGCTCTGCTCGATGACTTGGCTATGCGATTGTGTGCCCCGGTGGCATTGACCACCAACGCCCGTGGTCTGCTGCCTATCGGTCACCCATTGCTATTAGATGGTGTTATGTCGGGTGCACATGGCCGCGAGTTACTGGATGAGGCCGATGTGGTACTGGCTGTAGGCACTGAACTGGGAGAAACCGACTACGACTTTTTCGGTCATGGGCCTTTATCGTTCAAGGGCAAACTGATTCGTGTGGATATCGACCCACAACAGGCGTTGGGATTGCATCCGGCAGATGTAAGCTTGGTCGGCGATGCGATGTCCGCCTTGCAGGTGCTGCTGAACTCGGTCGCCAATCACTCACGAAGTGGTGAGTGGGCAATGTCATCCGTACGCCGTGTTAATACGGCAGAGCGCGAGAGCTGGACGCCTCGTCAACAGACTCTGCAAGCGGTGCTGAACTGTCTGCGTGACGGTCTGCCGCAACCGGTGCTGGTGGGGGACTCCACTCAGCCCGTCTATCAAGGCGCCCTCGGTTACCGGGCATCGCAGGTTAATAGTTGGTTCAATGCGGGAACAGGATTTGGCACGTTGGGCTATGCCCTGCCAGCAGCCGTTGGCGCCAAGCTGGGAGCGCCAGAGCAGCAGGTGGTGGCGATCATCGGCGATGGCGGCCTGCAGTTTTCCAGTGCTGAGTTGTTATCCGCGCGCGAGGCAGGCGTCGGCCTGCTGATTGTGCTCTGGAACAACCAGTGTTACGGCGAAATACGCGACTACATGCAGGCCCGGCAGGTGCCGCCGTTGGGCGTTGATATCCTGACTCCAGACTTTTCCGCGCTGGCAGCTGCTTATGGCATTCATTACCACTGCCTGAACAACCTACCGCAATTACGCCAGTTACTGCCGCAGTTGGCCGCTACGGCTGACGTGCACCTGCTTGAACTATCAGCACAAGATTGGCTGGCGGCTTGA
- a CDS encoding ABC transporter permease subunit (The N-terminal region of this protein, as described by TIGR01726, is a three transmembrane segment that identifies a subfamily of ABC transporter permease subunits, which specificities that include histidine, arginine, glutamine, glutamate, L-cystine (sic), the opines (in Agrobacterium) octopine and nopaline, etc.) — MTIAQLYQLFWADGWLQALAEGATRTLGISMGAFALGLLIGLVVAMMKLKGPRWMVYWANVYTTLYRAVPELLLILLLYFAGADLINSFMALIGQPSVEVNGFAAAIVILGVVQGAYSAEIIRGAIQAIAPGQIEAARSLGMSRVLLLWRVQLPSMLPFAVAGLFNLWLVLVKDSALISVVGYGELLTAGRQAAATTKHYLTFYLAVALFYYVITLFTGVLLRLCEARFERWMPRHS, encoded by the coding sequence ATGACGATTGCACAGTTGTATCAGCTGTTTTGGGCTGACGGTTGGTTGCAGGCGCTTGCCGAGGGGGCGACAAGGACGCTTGGCATCTCAATGGGGGCTTTTGCTTTGGGACTGCTGATTGGCCTGGTGGTGGCCATGATGAAACTGAAGGGGCCACGCTGGATGGTGTATTGGGCCAACGTGTACACCACGCTATACCGGGCAGTGCCTGAGCTGCTACTGATTCTGCTGCTGTATTTCGCCGGGGCAGACCTGATCAACAGCTTTATGGCGCTGATAGGGCAACCCAGTGTCGAGGTCAATGGCTTTGCGGCAGCCATCGTGATTCTCGGTGTTGTGCAGGGCGCCTACAGTGCCGAGATCATCCGCGGGGCGATTCAGGCTATTGCGCCGGGGCAAATTGAAGCGGCGCGTTCATTGGGAATGTCCCGTGTGTTGCTGCTCTGGCGGGTGCAACTGCCAAGCATGCTGCCATTTGCTGTGGCCGGGCTGTTTAACCTGTGGCTGGTGCTGGTTAAAGACAGTGCCTTGATCAGTGTGGTCGGTTATGGCGAGTTGCTTACGGCTGGTCGGCAAGCGGCGGCAACAACCAAGCACTACCTGACCTTCTATCTTGCGGTTGCCCTGTTTTACTACGTCATCACCCTGTTCACCGGCGTGCTGTTGCGGCTCTGTGAGGCCCGCTTCGAGCGTTGGATGCCTCGGCACAGCTAG
- a CDS encoding ABC transporter permease subunit (The N-terminal region of this protein, as described by TIGR01726, is a three transmembrane segment that identifies a subfamily of ABC transporter permease subunits, which specificities that include histidine, arginine, glutamine, glutamate, L-cystine (sic), the opines (in Agrobacterium) octopine and nopaline, etc.) encodes MNFSWFNEFSPELVQGAWVTVQLLLISAVIGFSLALLVAFARLSSCLPVALLGRFYVSVLRGTPLLVQIFIFYYGVGMLLAGWPWLRASWLWPYLREGFFYVAVALSLSVSAYVGEVLRAGLRAVPKGELEAARAYGMSPLMVIRRVWLVRALQQLRPTLAGEAVMLLKSTALASTVALMDLLGAANLVRAQTLKVYEPLLLVAVVYIVLAFAIEQSIARLGHKPQARPRMD; translated from the coding sequence ATGAACTTTTCTTGGTTCAATGAATTCAGCCCTGAGCTGGTGCAGGGGGCTTGGGTCACTGTGCAGCTGCTGCTGATCAGCGCAGTGATTGGTTTCTCACTGGCCCTGCTGGTGGCCTTTGCCCGCCTGTCCAGCTGTCTACCTGTAGCGTTGCTGGGACGTTTTTATGTCAGCGTGCTGCGTGGGACACCGTTGCTGGTACAGATATTCATCTTCTATTACGGCGTAGGCATGTTGTTGGCGGGTTGGCCCTGGTTACGCGCCAGTTGGTTGTGGCCGTATCTGCGTGAAGGCTTTTTCTACGTGGCAGTCGCCCTGAGCCTGAGCGTCTCGGCCTACGTCGGTGAGGTTCTGCGTGCGGGATTACGCGCTGTCCCCAAAGGCGAGCTTGAAGCCGCGCGGGCGTATGGCATGAGTCCGCTGATGGTGATTCGCCGCGTGTGGCTGGTACGGGCTCTGCAACAGCTGCGCCCGACCTTGGCCGGAGAGGCGGTGATGCTGCTCAAGTCCACTGCGCTTGCCTCAACTGTCGCCCTGATGGACCTGCTCGGCGCCGCCAACTTGGTCCGCGCACAAACCCTGAAAGTCTACGAACCGCTGCTGTTGGTGGCGGTGGTCTACATCGTTCTGGCATTCGCCATTGAGCAGTCAATCGCCCGTTTGGGACACAAGCCCCAGGCGCGGCCAAGGATGGATTAA
- a CDS encoding LysR substrate-binding domain-containing protein, with amino-acid sequence MRLPSMTALRALDAIARLGSVSAAADELSLTRSAISHQISSLENSLGFTLTERQGRGIVLTSAGERYARDVHRILNALEEAGRSIDSISVGGRLTVSCPPGFASYWLCQHIGDFVRQFPQVQLQLISPRSPDDVSNSQADLFIAYGIGDWPNMQVEPIVPLRFFPVCSPRLIHALGGLKSVHDLSRFPLLHMNDHSDWRVWLNAARAKHLDLEQHSGVVFDDANCAQAACIAGQGVAMGDNLLSGDALAQGLLVSPFDIAIDSLRGYYLISTPEKSQRPSVEAFNQWLKNQLKTSAQRWRQTLI; translated from the coding sequence ATGCGCTTACCCTCCATGACCGCCCTGCGCGCACTGGATGCCATTGCCCGGCTGGGCAGCGTCTCTGCCGCAGCCGATGAGTTAAGCCTGACCCGCAGCGCCATCAGCCACCAGATCAGTAGCCTCGAAAACAGCTTGGGCTTCACCTTGACTGAGCGTCAGGGCCGAGGGATTGTCCTGACCAGTGCGGGTGAGCGCTATGCTCGAGACGTACACCGGATACTCAACGCACTGGAAGAAGCGGGGCGAAGTATCGACAGCATTAGCGTCGGCGGACGACTGACCGTTAGTTGCCCCCCTGGCTTTGCCAGTTACTGGCTGTGTCAGCATATCGGCGACTTTGTTCGACAGTTTCCACAGGTACAACTGCAACTGATCTCACCGCGCAGCCCGGATGATGTCAGCAATAGCCAGGCTGATCTGTTTATTGCCTACGGCATTGGCGACTGGCCAAACATGCAGGTGGAGCCGATTGTGCCGCTGCGTTTCTTCCCGGTATGCAGCCCGCGCCTGATCCACGCGTTGGGCGGGCTCAAATCCGTACACGACCTCAGCCGCTTCCCGTTATTGCATATGAATGATCACAGTGACTGGCGTGTCTGGCTGAATGCCGCCCGGGCTAAGCACCTGGATTTAGAACAGCACAGTGGTGTGGTGTTTGACGATGCCAACTGCGCCCAAGCGGCCTGTATTGCAGGGCAAGGTGTGGCTATGGGGGATAATTTGCTCAGCGGCGATGCCTTGGCTCAGGGGCTATTGGTCAGCCCCTTCGACATCGCCATTGATTCACTGCGCGGCTATTACTTGATCAGCACGCCGGAGAAAAGTCAGCGGCCGAGCGTGGAAGCCTTCAATCAGTGGTTGAAAAACCAGTTGAAGACTTCCGCACAGCGCTGGCGTCAAACGCTGATCTAA